In the Glycine max cultivar Williams 82 chromosome 19, Glycine_max_v4.0, whole genome shotgun sequence genome, AAGGCTAGtttgtcgtactatcacgagggatcggggtatgataacctagttgttgtatgtttgtcttaatgcggtcctggccgagtttagtccaacaagaggaatctacgAACGATGCTTAATcaagattaggctagactatcatgaggaatcggggtttagcatttcaggagacaccatagaacgcaagagcattgttaagtagagaatatccttttaacatcaggcacctattaggaagaccaacgtgttacCTATTTGTCTTTAGGCATCATTTCTCACATGATTttcccttttaatagttagtttacacacctgttcatagtaaacacatctcttttcacactagacacctattcactgaaatagctttaccaagtaacacaagttccccaagagtttgatactcggttcttaccgttttatactacttacgcgatctggtgcacttgccaaaagCAAACAATAATCAAGagagaattagaaaatttttgcaggatttagAGGCAACATCAATTCCAAAGGAAGAACCTCAATCTTCTGCGgaatcttctagttttcctattgcaaAACATTCTCATTTAGATCCTAGTGAAGACTacatcatggctgaagagccaagaagagttactctggaagattattcaagttctaatgtgccacaatttttcaccagcattgaTAAGTTATGGTTTGAGAGATAGAGCTcatattcctaccaaaaagagtttattggagTTAACCTCCCAAGATGCATTTTTGACACATAACAAATTGTTGTCTAAGCAATTGGAAGCCTTGactgaaacactaagtaagttgccaactcaaattcATTCTGCACAAACTTTACAtgcttctattttgcaggttgcatgatgtaccatctgtgggggagctcatgaatctggatgtTGTATTCCTATTGAAGAACACCCCACTCATGAAGTCAATTACACGGGAAATCAGcccaaaaacaattttaatgcaAGAGGATTTTCAGGATTCCAACATGGCTAGCAATATAATCAACAACAGGGACAATGGAGGAACCACCCTGGAAATTAGTTCAATAGAGATCAAGGTGGACCATCCACAAGGccacaacaacaagggcctagtctctatgatcgcACAACGAAGCTTGAAGATACTCtagctcagtttatgcaggtttcTATGTCCAATCAGAATAGCACAGAGTCTGCCATAAAGAATCTTGAGGTCCAAGTGGGATAGCTTATAAAGCAATTGGCGGATAGATAATCAAGCAGTTTTACAACTAATACAGAGAAAAATCCTGAGGAATGTAAAGATGTGATGACTAGAAGTAGAATGGCAATCCAAGGAAATGATAGTGAAGCTGCAAAGAAGATGGAGGAACATAAACAACAACTGGCACCTAAGCCAGCCCTTGAACCTATTTCTGATTTTGTAGAACTTGAAGAGATTAATGAGGAGACTAAAGATGATAAGGATgaagagacaccaataaaagagaaagaaaaagaaagaataaaagaagaagaaaaagaaaaaaaaagttgaaaaatgaaaaacaaaaagtgaaagttgttgatgatgagatAAGGAAAGGCAAGAGTGAGGTAAACACTGACAAGAAGAAGGATACTACTTCAAATGAAGGCAAGGAAGTACCTTATCCTTTGGTACCTTCccgaaaagagaaagaaagacatttggccaaatttcttgatatcttcaagaaactagAAATTACTTTACCCTTAGGAGAAGCACTTCAACAAATAcccctctatgccaaatttttaaaagatatgctaACAAAGAAGAACCGGTACATCCATAGTGATAGAATTGTGGTAGAAGGCAATTGTAGTGCTGTGATTCAATGcattcttccacctaagcacaaagatcctagAGTTGTCACGATACCGTGTTCCATTGGTGAGGTTACTGTAggaaaagctctcatagacttaGGAGCTAGTATCAACTTAATGCCTCTCTCCACGTGTCGACgacttggagagatagagataatacCTACACGCATGGCCCTCCAGTTAGCTGATCGCTCCATCGCAAGACcatatggagtgattgaagaaGTTTTGGTGAAGGTGAAACACCTTATATTTCTAGTTGATTTTGTGGTGA is a window encoding:
- the LOC102669943 gene encoding uncharacterized protein, whose amino-acid sequence is MLTKKNRYIHSDRIVVEGNCSAVIQCILPPKHKDPRVVTIPCSIGEVTVGKALIDLGASINLMPLSTCRRLGEIEIIPTRMALQLADRSIARPYGVIEEVLVKVKHLIFLVDFVVIDIEEDADIPLILGHPFMSTASCVVDMGKKMLQMGIEDQKISFDLFHEDKEPPDRNVYFKVHVMEERRPEKKVLEVGT